A stretch of DNA from Bradyrhizobium algeriense:
TCAAGGCCTTCGCGCAGCCGCGTATCGTCATTCATCAAAACTGTCTTTCCGCAGGCCGCTTCCGGGCCGCCGAAGAAAAATTACCGTTCACGGAAACTTTAGCAGCGCCAAGGGGCTACGCAACAACCCATCACATAGGACTATGCCCAATCAGGCGTTGTCGGGCATGACGCAGTGCGTTATCTCAGCAGGAACCCGCGGAACCGGGAAAATCCAAGAGAATCCCAAGCATTTCAGGTGTTTTTCGATGCAAGATCACACGGGCGCCGCCTCCCTGGACAACGCTATCGCACTGCAAAAATACGGGGTGGGGCAGCCGGTGCGCCGCAAGGAAGACGACACGCTGGTCCGCGGCAAGGGCAAATACACCGACGATTTCGCCCTGCCCGGCCAGGCCTATTGCTGGATGGTGCGCTCCAGCCATGCCCACGGAATCATCAAGGGGATCGCCACGGCCACCGCCAAGGCCATGCCCGGCGTGCTCGGCATCTGGACCGGCAAGGACCTGGAAGCCGCCGGCTACAACCCCTTCACCTGCGGTCTGCCGCTGAAGAGCCGGGACGGCTCGCCGCTACTGCAGACCAATCGTCCGGCGCTGGCGACCGACAAGGTGCGCTTTGTCGGCGACCCCATCGCCTTTGTGGTCGCGGAAACGCTGGCGCAGGCGCGCGATGCGGCGGAGGCCGTCGAACTCGAGATCGAGCCGCTACCCGCCGTGACCGACGCGGCTGAAGCGACAAAGCCCGGTGCGCCGCTGCTCTACGATCACATCCCGAACAACGTCGCGCTGGACTACCACTATGGCGACACCGCCAAGATCGACGCGGCGTTTGCCACTGCTGCCCATGTGACCAAACTCGACATCGTCAACACCCGCGTTGCCGTGGTGTCGATGGAGCCGCGCGTGGCGCTCGCCGCCTACGACAAGGCGGCCGAACGCTTCACGCTGCAGGTGCCGACGCAGGGCGTCTCCGGCAACAAGGTGACGCTGGCGAAAATCCTCAACGTGCCGAACGACAAGGTTCGCATCCTGACCGCCAATGTCGGCGGCTCCTTCGGCATGAAGAACGTCAGCTATCCCGAATATACCTGCATCCTGCACGCGGCGAAGGCGCTGGGCCGCCCGGTGAAATGGACCGACGAGCGCTCGACCAGCTTCCTTTCGGACAGCCATGGCCGCGCGCAGCTCATTCACGCCGAACTGGCGCTCGATGCCGAAGGCAAGTTTTTGGCGGTGCGCCTGCAGGGTTACGGCAATCTCGGCGCCTACATCACCGGCGTCGCGCCGGGGCCGCTGTCGCTCAACACCGGCAAGAATCTTGCGAGCGTCTACCGCACGCCGCTGCTCGGCGTCGACATCAAGACGGTGTTGACCAACACCACGCTGATGGGCGCCTATCGCGGCGCAGGCCGGCCCGAGGCCAATTACTACATGGAGCGGCTGATCGACCGCGCCGCCGACGAGATGGGCATCAACCGCCTCACCTTGCGCAAGCGCAACTTCATCAAGCCGTCGCAACTGCCGTTCGCAGCAGCCTCTGGCGTCACCTATGACAGCGGCGATTTCGCAGGCGTCTTCAACAAGGCGCTGGAGATGTCCGATCATGCCAATTTTGCGAAGCGGAAGAAGGAGAGCAAAAAGAGCGGCAAGCTGCGCGGCATCGCCGTCGGCTCCTATCTGGAAGTGACCGCGCCGCCGAGCGGCGAACTCGGCAAGATCAGCTTCGAGCCGGATGGTTCGGTGAAGCTGACCACCGGCACGCTCGATTACGGCCAGGGCCACGTCACGCCGTTCGCGCAAGTGCTTTCGGCGCAGCTAGGCGTTCCCTTCGACAAGATCACGCTGGAGCAGAACGACAGCGATCTCGTCCGTTTCGGCAATGGCACCGGCGGCTCGCGTTCGATCACCGCGACCGGTCAGGCCATCGTGGAAGCCTCCGCGCTCGTGATCGCAAAGGGCAAGCAGGCCGCTGCGCATCTGATGGAAGCGTCCGAGGGCGATATCGAATTCGCCCAAGGCCGCTTCACCATCGCCGGCACCGACCGCTCGATCGGCATCATGGAGCTGGCGCAGCGCGTGCGCGAAGGCAGGATGCCGGAGGGCGTGCCGCTGTCGCTCGACGTCGACCACGCCACCAAGGACACGCCGTCCACCTTCCCCAATGGCTGCCATGTCGCGGAAGTGGAAATCGATCCCGAGACCGGCGTGACGCGGATCGTGCGCTACTTCGCGGTCAACGATTTCGGCACCGTGGTCAACCCGATGATCGTCGCCGGCCAGTTGCATGGCGGCGTGGCGCAGGGCATCGGCCAGGCGCTGATGGAGGAAGTCAGCTACGATTCAAGCGGCCAGCCGATCACCGGCTCGTTCATGGACTATGCCTTGCCGCGCGCGGAGGACATTCCGCCGATGGAAGTCGGCGACCACCCCTCGCCCGCAAAGTCCAATCCACTGGGCACAAAAGGCTGCGGCGAAGCCGGCTGTGCCGGCAGCCTCGTCTGCGTCGTCAACGCGGTGGTCGACGCGCTGTCGGAATACGGCATCACCCATATCGACATGCCGCTGACGCCGGAGCGGGTGTGGCGGGCGATCCAGGATGCGAAGGCGAAGGCGGCGTGAGGCTAGGCCAACCCGTCATTGCCGGGCTTGACCCGGCAATCCATCACGTTCAATGACTCTTCTGAAGTGATGGATGCGCGGGTCAAGCCCGCGCATGACGAGTATTTCCTGTTCTGCACATCACACCTTCTCGACCGCGCCGCCGCTTTCGGCCCAGCCCTTGAAGCCACCGAGATTACGCACGTCCTTGTAGCCCATGTCTTGCAGCGTCTTGCCGGCAAGCGCGGACCGGCCGCCGGAGGCGCAATAGACGATCACGGTTTTTTCCCGATCGAATGCATTGTCATAATAGGGGCTGTCAGGATCCGCCTTGAATTCGAGCATGCCGCGCGCGACGTGTTTCGCGCCCTGGACCTTGCCGGTGCTCTGTAGCTCAAGCCCGTCGCGCACATCGACCACCAGGACCTGGCCGCGCTCGATCAGGGCTTTCGCGTCTTGCGGGCTGATGGCTGGAACGGAGCTGTTAGCCGCTGCAAGTAAATCCTTCACTGAATTAGGCATCGTATTCTCCCGTATGCAGTTATCGTTAGGTACGGATAATGGCCCAGTTTGTGGCGAAGCTTGGTCAATAGTGCAATGACCACGGCTCCAGGAAACTTTGCCGCGACGCTATGCCGCTTGACTGGAGCGTGCATTCTGAAAGGCTTCACGCTGACCGCAGGCGCGCCGACAGCAGGAATTCAGGATCAGATTGTGGACGTATTGTCGGAAGTCCTGCGCGTCGTCCGTTTGTCCGGAACGATTCATTTTCGCGCGGAATTTACGCATCCGTGGGCCATTCTTTCGTCCCCGCCGGCGCTGCTTGCGGCGCGCCTGCAATCCTCCGAAGGATCGGTGACACCGTTTCATGTGGTCACCGAGGGCAATTGCCTGGTGACATCAGGGGCATTGCCGCCAATCCACATCGAAAGCGGCGACGTGATCGTGTTCCCGCGCGGCGATCAGCATGTGATGGCCAGCGACCCTGAACTGGCGCCTGTCCCGATACAGGACATCTATTCGCAACCGTCCGCGGAGCGGATCACGGTCGTGAATCACGGCGGCGGCGGGCCGCCGGCGCGCTTCATCTGCGGCTTTCTGCACGCCGATCAGCGGTTCGATCCGCTGCTGAAATCGCTACCGGCGATTCTTTGCGTCCGCTCGCGCGAAGACGCCCTTACGCTCGAGACGCTGGACGGCACCGGAAGGCGTGTGCAGGCGATCACGCATCCGCAGGAGAAGGAGTGGTGGCGGGCATCGGTGCGCTACCTGATGAGCGAAACCGCGACGCCGGGTCCCGGCAACCGCGCCGTGCTGGCACGATTGGCCGAGTCGCTTTTCCTCGAGCTGCTGCGGTGGCAGTTGCAGTTTGCGACACAGGGCCATGGCGGCGGATGGCTGGCGGGCCTGCATGATCCCCAGGTGGGTCCCGCGCTCACACTGCTTCATGCGCAGCCGGAACGACCGTGGACCGTCGAAGCGCTTGCAAAGGAAGTCGGGGTCTCGCGTGCGGCGCTCGCCAAACGATTCGTCGAACTGGTCGGCGAGTCGCCGATCCAGTATCTCGCGGGCTGGCGGATGCATTTGGCCCAGCACCTGCTGCAAGACAGCACGCTTGGCGTGGCCGAGATCGCCGGACGCGTCGGATATGACTCCGACGCGGCTTTCAACCGGGCGTTCCGGCGGGTGGTCGGCTCGCCGCCCGCGACATGGCGGCAAGCCAGGGAGGAACAGCCTCTCGTAGAGGATGGGTTGCCGGGTCAAGCCCGGCAATGACGCATCGTGTTACGCCGCCGCCTGCTCGCGGGGCTGGTAGATCGCGATGTGGTGGCAATGCGCCAGCGGTGTTTTGCCGTTGGCGACGACCAGCGCATCGAGTTCGACGAAGCGGTGGCCCTTCTTGTCGTAATTGCCGATCACCTTCGCGCGGGCCGTAATGACGTCGCCGACTTTCGCAGCCGACAGGAGCTGCATGCGGCTGCCGACGTGAATCCAAGGCCCCAAAATGGCGTTGTCGACCAGCGCCCGGTTCATCACCCGTTGCAGCAGGCCAGGATGACCGAGGCCTTCCTTCGTATAGATCGGATCGGCTGCCCTGATGTCAGCCAGATATCCCGCGGCCGCTTCGCCCGCCCAGTCGCGCGGCGTGGTGCCGAGCCATTTGCCGAGTTCGTAGGAAGCGCCGCTGACCGGCCTGCGCTCCGCTACGGCAGCGACTTCCTTGTAGTCTGCAATCGAAACAGCCGGTGCGGATGCCGGCAATGACGCGGTGCCGGTGGCGCAAAGCTCGTCGCGGCTCTGCACTTCTATCGAAAGCACATCATTGCTTTCCTCTGCCGTGAGCTCGGCCATCTCGCCGTCATAGACCGGCTTGAGGAAGCGCACATCGATAAAGCCGCGTTCGAGAAAGGCGCGGCCCCATTTGGCGACCGGCTGGTGCATCATATAGGCCATCACGTCGACGCCCGGAACCAGCCCACCCGAGAATCCGAACCGCTTTGCCACGGTGTCGTCATGCATCTTGTTTTCGGATTGTTTGGCGGTGTTGTAGGCCTGGACGCGATACGGCTCGATAGTCATGCCCATTTCCTCTTATTCTTGGTTGTTTTCAGCCATTTATCGTACGCAAAGAATGTACCGTAGCAAGCGTGTTCCGCCCCCTGTTTTCCTCGCATTCAGCCATCGAATAGGCTACCACGCGCGGGCAAGAACATGCCGCCGAGATATGCCTGAATTGAACCCCACCCGCATCTATGTCGATGCCGACGCCTGCCCGGTGAAGGACGAGATCTATCGCGTCGCGACCCGGCACAGCCTGCCGGTCAGCGTGGTCGCGGGGAATTTCATCCGCGTGCCGCAGGATCCGCTGATCGAGCGTATCGCCGCCGGTTCCGGGATGGATGCCGCCGACGACTGGATCGCGGAGCGTGCGGGACAAGGCGACATCGTCATCACCTCGGATATCCCGCTCGCCAGCCGCTGCGTGAAATCGGGCGCCGAGGTGATTGCGCCGAACGGCAAGCCGTTCACCGAACAATCGATCGGCATGACGCTGGCCGTGCGCAATTTGATGACCGACCTGCGCTCATCGGGCGAAGTCACCGGCGGGCCGAAATCCTACTCCCCGCGCGACCGCTCGGCATTTTTGTCGGCGCTCGACCAGACCATCCGCCGCATCCAGCGCCAGCGGGCGCAACAGCCCGCGCAAGACCAAGGTTGAAGTGAACGATGGCGCCGCCGCTGATCCAGTTGAAAGATATAAGGCTGACCTTTGGCGGCACGCCGCTGCTGTCGGGCGTGGAGCTATCCGTGTCCGCGGGCGAGCGCGTCTGCCTGATCGGCCGCAACGGCTCCGGCAAATCGACGCTTCTGAAGATAGCCGCCGGCACCGTCGAGCCCGACGGCGGCAGCCGCTTCGTGCAGCCGGGCGCCACCATCCGCTATCTGCCACAGGAGCCTGATTTCGGCGATCATAAGACGACGCTGGCCTACGTCGAGGCTGGCCTCGGCCCCGGCGACGATCATTACCAGGCGCGCTATCTGGTGGAGCAGCTCGGGCTCTCCGGCGACGAAGACCCCGCACATGTCTCCGGCGGCGAGGCCCGCCGCGCGGCGCTGGCGCGGGTGCTGGCGCCCTCGCCCGACATATTGCTGCTGGACGAGCCGACCAACCATCTCGACCTTCCCACCATCGAATGGCTGGAGGGCGAGCTGGAAAGCCGACGTTGCGCGCTGGTCATCATCAGCCATGACCGCCGCTTCCTCTCCAATCTGTCGCGCGCGACCGCCTGGCTCGATCGCGGCCAGATCAGGCAGATCGACCGCGGTTTCTCGGCGTTCGAATCCTGGCGCGACGAGGTGCTGGCGGAGGAAGTGCGCGACCAGCACAAGCTCGACCGCAAGATCGTTAACGAGGAACACTGGCTGCGCTACGGCGTCTCCGGCCGCCGCAAGCGCAACGTCAAGCGGCTCGGTAATCTGCATGCGCTGCGCGACCAGCGGCGCGATTATCGCGGCGCGACCGGCAATGCCAGCCTCGCCGCCGCCGAAGCCGACAAATCCGGCAAGCTCGTCATCGAGGCCAAGAACGTCGCCAAGGCCTATGGCGAGCGCACGATCGTCGAGGGCTTTTCGACCCGCGTCCAGCGCGGCGACCGCATCGGCATCGTCGGACCGAACGGCGCCGGCAAGACGACGCTGGTTCATCTCCTGATCGGCAACGATCCGCCCGACAGCGGCACGATCCGGCTCGGCGCCAATATCGAAATGGCGACGCTCGACCAGCACCGCGAAAGCCTCGATCCCAAATCGACACTTGCCGAGGCGCTGACCGGCGGACGTGGCGACCATGTCATGGTCGGCGGCCGGCCGAAGCACGTCGTCAGCTACATGAAGGACTTTCTGTTCGCCCAGGAACAGATGCGCACGCCGCTCGAAGTGCTCTCCGGCGGCGAGCGCGGACGGCTGATGCTGGCGCGCGCGCTGGCGAAGCCCTCCAACCTGCTGGTGCTGGACGAGCCGACCAACGACCTCGATCTCGAAACCCTCGACGTGCTGGAGGAGATGCTCGGCGACTACGAGGGCACCGTGATCCTGATCAGCCATGACCGCGACTTCCTCGACCGCGTCGTCACTTCCGTGATCGTGCCCGAGGGCGACGGCCGCTGGATCGAATATGCCGGCGGCTACACCGACATGCTGGCGCAGCGTGGCGAGGATCTCGCACGCGAAGCTCCCAATATGACTACCGTCGAGGAAAAGAAGGAAACCAAGGCTGCCGCGCCCTCTGCGGCGCCCAAGCGCCGGCTGAACTTCAACGAGAAGCACGCGCTGGAAACGCTGCCGAAGACGATGGCGAAGCTGCAGGCCGAGATCGCAAGACAGCAAAAGCTGCTTGACGATCCCGACCTCTACACCAAGGATCGCAAGAAATTCGACGCGGCCTCCGCGGCGATCGCGAAGGCGCAGGAAGAACTCGCTGCCGCCGAAGACCGGTGGCTGGAGCTGGAAGTTTTGCGAGAAGAGATCGAACAGGCGTAGGTATTTCTACCGTCATTGCGAGGAGCGAAGCGACGAAGCAATCCATCCATCCGTTATGCCGCTCGATGGATTGCTTCGCTTCGCTCGCAATGACGAAAAAGCACAACTGGAGCCAACTTGATGAGCACCCCCCTCGCCGCCAAAATCGCTCGTGAATACGGCACGCCCTGCGCCGTGATCGACATGGACCGTGTCGAACGCAACATCGCTCGGATCCAGGCGGCCTGCGATGCGGCTGGCGTCGCCAACCGGCCGCATATCAAGACCCACAAGAGCCCGCTGTTAGCGACCATGCAAGTTGCGGCTGGCGCCCGCGGCATCACCTGCCAAAAACTCGGCGAGGCCGAGGTGATGGCGGAAGCCGGGATCGACGACATCCTGATCAGCTACAATCTGATCGGCGACGAAAAAATGGCCCGGCTCGCCGCGCTGCAGGCCAAAGCCAACATGACGGTCGCCGCCGACAATTCGACCGTGATCGCGGGCCTGCTGCAGGCAGCCAGCGCTTCCGGCCGTCCGCTGTCGGTCGTGGTGGAATGCGACACCGGGCGCAAGCGCGCCGGTGTCGAGACGCCGGGCGAAGCGATAGCGCTGGCGCGCGAGATCGCTGGCTGCAAGGGACTCAAGTTTGCGGGCTTCATGCTGTACCCGACCGAGACCGGCTGGACGGAAGCGCAGAAATTTTTCGATGAGGCGCTGGCCGGAGTCCGTGCGCACGGGCTCGATGCTGCGATGGTTTCAACCGGCGGCTCGCCGAACCTGAAGAATCTTGGAAAACTCAAGGGCGCGACCGAGCATCGTCCCGGCACCTATATCTACAAC
This window harbors:
- a CDS encoding xanthine dehydrogenase family protein molybdopterin-binding subunit, which encodes MQDHTGAASLDNAIALQKYGVGQPVRRKEDDTLVRGKGKYTDDFALPGQAYCWMVRSSHAHGIIKGIATATAKAMPGVLGIWTGKDLEAAGYNPFTCGLPLKSRDGSPLLQTNRPALATDKVRFVGDPIAFVVAETLAQARDAAEAVELEIEPLPAVTDAAEATKPGAPLLYDHIPNNVALDYHYGDTAKIDAAFATAAHVTKLDIVNTRVAVVSMEPRVALAAYDKAAERFTLQVPTQGVSGNKVTLAKILNVPNDKVRILTANVGGSFGMKNVSYPEYTCILHAAKALGRPVKWTDERSTSFLSDSHGRAQLIHAELALDAEGKFLAVRLQGYGNLGAYITGVAPGPLSLNTGKNLASVYRTPLLGVDIKTVLTNTTLMGAYRGAGRPEANYYMERLIDRAADEMGINRLTLRKRNFIKPSQLPFAAASGVTYDSGDFAGVFNKALEMSDHANFAKRKKESKKSGKLRGIAVGSYLEVTAPPSGELGKISFEPDGSVKLTTGTLDYGQGHVTPFAQVLSAQLGVPFDKITLEQNDSDLVRFGNGTGGSRSITATGQAIVEASALVIAKGKQAAAHLMEASEGDIEFAQGRFTIAGTDRSIGIMELAQRVREGRMPEGVPLSLDVDHATKDTPSTFPNGCHVAEVEIDPETGVTRIVRYFAVNDFGTVVNPMIVAGQLHGGVAQGIGQALMEEVSYDSSGQPITGSFMDYALPRAEDIPPMEVGDHPSPAKSNPLGTKGCGEAGCAGSLVCVVNAVVDALSEYGITHIDMPLTPERVWRAIQDAKAKAA
- a CDS encoding rhodanese-like domain-containing protein produces the protein MPNSVKDLLAAANSSVPAISPQDAKALIERGQVLVVDVRDGLELQSTGKVQGAKHVARGMLEFKADPDSPYYDNAFDREKTVIVYCASGGRSALAGKTLQDMGYKDVRNLGGFKGWAESGGAVEKV
- a CDS encoding AraC family transcriptional regulator codes for the protein MDVLSEVLRVVRLSGTIHFRAEFTHPWAILSSPPALLAARLQSSEGSVTPFHVVTEGNCLVTSGALPPIHIESGDVIVFPRGDQHVMASDPELAPVPIQDIYSQPSAERITVVNHGGGGPPARFICGFLHADQRFDPLLKSLPAILCVRSREDALTLETLDGTGRRVQAITHPQEKEWWRASVRYLMSETATPGPGNRAVLARLAESLFLELLRWQLQFATQGHGGGWLAGLHDPQVGPALTLLHAQPERPWTVEALAKEVGVSRAALAKRFVELVGESPIQYLAGWRMHLAQHLLQDSTLGVAEIAGRVGYDSDAAFNRAFRRVVGSPPATWRQAREEQPLVEDGLPGQARQ
- a CDS encoding YaiI/YqxD family protein; the protein is MPELNPTRIYVDADACPVKDEIYRVATRHSLPVSVVAGNFIRVPQDPLIERIAAGSGMDAADDWIAERAGQGDIVITSDIPLASRCVKSGAEVIAPNGKPFTEQSIGMTLAVRNLMTDLRSSGEVTGGPKSYSPRDRSAFLSALDQTIRRIQRQRAQQPAQDQG
- a CDS encoding ABC-F family ATP-binding cassette domain-containing protein gives rise to the protein MAPPLIQLKDIRLTFGGTPLLSGVELSVSAGERVCLIGRNGSGKSTLLKIAAGTVEPDGGSRFVQPGATIRYLPQEPDFGDHKTTLAYVEAGLGPGDDHYQARYLVEQLGLSGDEDPAHVSGGEARRAALARVLAPSPDILLLDEPTNHLDLPTIEWLEGELESRRCALVIISHDRRFLSNLSRATAWLDRGQIRQIDRGFSAFESWRDEVLAEEVRDQHKLDRKIVNEEHWLRYGVSGRRKRNVKRLGNLHALRDQRRDYRGATGNASLAAAEADKSGKLVIEAKNVAKAYGERTIVEGFSTRVQRGDRIGIVGPNGAGKTTLVHLLIGNDPPDSGTIRLGANIEMATLDQHRESLDPKSTLAEALTGGRGDHVMVGGRPKHVVSYMKDFLFAQEQMRTPLEVLSGGERGRLMLARALAKPSNLLVLDEPTNDLDLETLDVLEEMLGDYEGTVILISHDRDFLDRVVTSVIVPEGDGRWIEYAGGYTDMLAQRGEDLAREAPNMTTVEEKKETKAAAPSAAPKRRLNFNEKHALETLPKTMAKLQAEIARQQKLLDDPDLYTKDRKKFDAASAAIAKAQEELAAAEDRWLELEVLREEIEQA
- a CDS encoding D-TA family PLP-dependent enzyme; protein product: MSTPLAAKIAREYGTPCAVIDMDRVERNIARIQAACDAAGVANRPHIKTHKSPLLATMQVAAGARGITCQKLGEAEVMAEAGIDDILISYNLIGDEKMARLAALQAKANMTVAADNSTVIAGLLQAASASGRPLSVVVECDTGRKRAGVETPGEAIALAREIAGCKGLKFAGFMLYPTETGWTEAQKFFDEALAGVRAHGLDAAMVSTGGSPNLKNLGKLKGATEHRPGTYIYNDRMQVAAGVASWDDCALNIYSTVVSRAGPDRGILDAGSKTLTSDTGGGLEGHGLILEHPEAKIARFAEEHGFLDLARSNTRPVVGDVVRIVPNHVCVVVNMMDEVVMVRGEEIVGMLPVAARGKLR